A region of Streptomyces halobius DNA encodes the following proteins:
- a CDS encoding RNA polymerase sigma factor yields MDTGDRGARDKAFAQYVLPEVEVLLRVAMTLTAQVADAEDLVQDTLLRAYRAVDRFDGEHPRAWLLTIMRRAEMNRHRRRRPHLLDDPDTDLDRLASTPAGPDAGPEEIVVGEAFDEVVDAALADLPDKHRQVVRLVDIDGLSYAEAAGLLDVPEGTVMSRLHRARKRIRARLTAAGLAPKRGVL; encoded by the coding sequence GTGGACACAGGAGACCGCGGGGCGCGGGACAAGGCGTTCGCCCAGTACGTGCTTCCCGAGGTGGAAGTACTGCTGAGAGTCGCCATGACGCTGACCGCGCAGGTGGCCGACGCCGAGGACCTGGTACAGGACACGCTGTTGCGCGCCTACCGGGCCGTCGACCGGTTCGACGGGGAGCATCCGCGGGCCTGGCTGCTGACGATCATGCGGCGGGCCGAGATGAACCGGCACCGCCGCCGGCGGCCGCACCTCCTGGACGACCCCGACACCGACCTCGACCGGCTCGCCTCCACCCCGGCGGGGCCGGACGCCGGCCCCGAGGAGATCGTGGTCGGCGAGGCCTTCGACGAGGTGGTCGACGCCGCGCTCGCCGACCTGCCCGACAAACACCGGCAGGTCGTCCGTCTGGTCGACATCGACGGTCTCAGCTACGCGGAGGCCGCCGGCCTGCTCGACGTACCCGAAGGGACCGTGATGAGCCGCCTGCACCGTGCACGCAAGCGGATACGAGCACGGCTGACCGCGGCCGGTCTGGCACCGAAACGAGGTGTGCTGTGA
- a CDS encoding anti-sigma factor family protein translates to MSSWLWQRRRSRRMNCMQVARVLQSYLDGESDEFTARRVAEHVEDCRRCGLEVAVYREIKHALARHDTPDAATLSRLRGFSEALMGSGPPDDQVSRTPSGDGA, encoded by the coding sequence GTGAGCAGCTGGCTGTGGCAGCGCCGCCGGAGCCGCAGGATGAACTGCATGCAGGTCGCCAGGGTGCTGCAGTCCTATCTCGACGGGGAGAGCGACGAGTTCACCGCCCGCCGGGTCGCCGAGCATGTCGAGGACTGCCGCCGCTGCGGCCTGGAGGTCGCCGTCTACCGGGAGATCAAGCACGCACTGGCCCGCCACGACACCCCGGACGCCGCGACGCTGTCGCGGCTGCGCGGGTTCAGTGAGGCCCTGATGGGCTCGGGCCCGCCCGACGATCAGGTCAGCCGTACGCCATCCGGGGACGGAGCGTAG
- a CDS encoding DUF1707 SHOCT-like domain-containing protein — protein MRNEEVTISSASPLPSDTPDPSHTSLRVGHAEREAAVERLTRAYADGRLDQTGPARLRRRRRPARIRPDSGACVRRKRAGRLPSPVPRHRA, from the coding sequence TTGAGGAACGAGGAGGTCACCATCTCATCCGCCTCGCCTCTTCCGTCGGACACACCGGACCCATCGCACACCTCGCTGCGCGTCGGCCATGCCGAACGCGAGGCCGCCGTCGAGCGCCTCACCCGGGCGTACGCCGACGGGCGCCTGGACCAGACGGGACCGGCGCGGTTGCGGCGACGGCGGCGACCCGCCCGTATTCGGCCAGACTCCGGAGCGTGTGTCCGAAGGAAGCGAGCCGGCCGACTGCCATCGCCCGTACC